A single Amia ocellicauda isolate fAmiCal2 chromosome 9, fAmiCal2.hap1, whole genome shotgun sequence DNA region contains:
- the terfa gene encoding telomeric repeat binding factor a isoform X2: MAEIANRQDAGSQNKTSDRQTCTQEPWRQSDLESVVTRWVVDYYVHCALGAFRDGLYKDFCEIRDVLQSYVFDVDGALTPLESALRLLGCIGEEVEIPQKDLERVHKSVREMAVTVCIKQKEYEKASRILTRHFPKGVNAKKALFMGLVDQKSSVHSALEQVTYGEFCLEMFKFAEGLLVDSEPFLHKTAEKILTLRCTLEDCSAKPSREKGRFSDGPERTVTPVTRDPPWTTFSRSVLAVAYAAKAEELGISVMFEELEQTDLDPPPPDQRPVSLHLSPCRKLGSPAGKGPHSAHPRQKPHAEEVPESSSNSGILGPVSSADETAHTPGDSGPARAAPHVEEGSVMRESPQAPQSSDSPREGSRTDSPASRKCAVITVARLIMEEDSTQTGEESSGSQPEPMSPPSHHSLPTRRRRNRLLSPQKRALVDSSQDSSDDSDEAVEKHIFAGGQREGQSSRKRRRILDVKEEEKDCWEEEDYLFSRDANGATSDGESVISRSSKKRWTVEESEWIKDGVLKYGEGNWKSIQKNFPFVGRTTVNIKDRWRTMKRLKMV, translated from the exons ATGGCGGAAATTGCTAACAGACAGGATGCTGGgtctcaaaacaaaacaagtgatcGCCAGACCTGTACACAAGAGCCCTGGCGGCAGAGTGACCTGGAAAGTGTGGTGACCCGCTGGGTGGTGGATTATTACGTCCACTGCGCGCTCGGGGCTTTTCGCGATGGGCTGTATAAAGACTTCTGCGAGATCAGGGATGTACTGCAGA GTTATGTGTTTGATGTGGATGGTGCCCTCACTCCCCTGGAGTCGGCCCTGCGCCTGCTAGGCTGCATCGGTGAGGAGGTAGAGATCCCCCAGAAGGACTTGGAGAGGGTCCACAAGTCAGTCAGAGAAATG GCAGTGACCGTGTGTATTAAACAGAAGGAGTATGAGAAGGCCAGCAGGATACTGACAAGACATTTCCCTAAGGGCGTGAATGCAAAG AAAGCCCTCTTCATGGGCCTAGTGGACCAGAAGAGCAGTGTCCACTCGGCACTGGAGCAGGTGACCTATGGAGAATTCTGCTTGGAGATGTTCAAGTTCGCAGAGGGTTTACTCGTGGACTCGGAGCCTTTTCTGCACAAG aCCGCAGAAAAGATCCTGACCCTTAGGTGCACGTTGGAAGACTGCAGCGCTAAGCCAtcgagagagaaagggaggttCTCGGACGGGCCTGAGAGGACAGTAACTCCTGTCACAAG GGACCCTCCATGGACCACTTTCAGCCGCTCAGTTCTCGCAGTGGCCTACGCTGCAAAGGCTGAGGAGCTGGGGATCAGTGTGATGTTTGAGGAGCTGGAGCAGACCGACCTGGATCCCCCCCCACCGGATCAGAGGCCCGTTTCCCTTCACCTTTCCCCCTGTCGCAAACTGGGCTCCCCAGCTGGAAAAGGCCCCCACTCTGCTCATCCCAGGCAAAAACCCCACGCAGAGGAAGTCCCAGAGTCCTCCTCAAATTCGGGCATTCTTGGCCCGGTTTCCAGTGCAGACGAGACGGCCCACACACCTGGCGATTCAGGGCCAGCCAGGGCGGCGCCCCACGTAGAGGAAGGGTCTGTTATGAGAGAGAGCCCACAAGCCCCCCAGAGTTCTGACAGCCCCAGAGAGGGGTCCAGGACAGACTCCCCAGCCTCGAGAAAGTGTGCAGTGATCACAGTGGCCCGGCTCATCATGGAGGAGGACAGCACTCAGACTGGGGAGGAGAGTTCAGGCAGCCAGCCGGAGCCCATGAGCCCCCCGTCTCACCACAGCCTGCCCACCCGCAGGCGCCGCAACCGGCTCCTCAGCCCACAGAAAAG GGCCCTTGTGGACTCCAGCCAAGACTCTTCTGATGACTCTGATGAAGCTGTGGAGAAACATATATTTGCTGGTGGCCAGCGTGAGGGCCAGTCCTCCAGGAAAAG GCGCAGGATATTGGATGTgaaggaagaggagaaggaCTGCTGGGAAGAAGAAGATTACTTGTTCAGCCGTG ATGCCAATGGAGCGACTTCAGATGGAGAGAGTGTTATTAGCCGCAGTTCAAAGAAG AGGTGGACCGTGGAGGAGAGTGAGTGGATCAAGGATGGCGTATTAAAATATGGAGAAGGCAACTGGAAGTCAATACAGAAGAACTTCCCCTTCGTGGGGCGGACCACCGTCAATATCAAAGACCGGTGGCGGACCATGAAGAGACTAAAGATGGTGTGA
- the terfa gene encoding telomeric repeat binding factor a isoform X1: MAEIANRQDAGSQNKTSDRQTCTQEPWRQSDLESVVTRWVVDYYVHCALGAFRDGLYKDFCEIRDVLQSLLVRPVESSGDMNTKLRVMQFLSRVNDGEKLGYVFDVDGALTPLESALRLLGCIGEEVEIPQKDLERVHKSVREMAVTVCIKQKEYEKASRILTRHFPKGVNAKKALFMGLVDQKSSVHSALEQVTYGEFCLEMFKFAEGLLVDSEPFLHKTAEKILTLRCTLEDCSAKPSREKGRFSDGPERTVTPVTRDPPWTTFSRSVLAVAYAAKAEELGISVMFEELEQTDLDPPPPDQRPVSLHLSPCRKLGSPAGKGPHSAHPRQKPHAEEVPESSSNSGILGPVSSADETAHTPGDSGPARAAPHVEEGSVMRESPQAPQSSDSPREGSRTDSPASRKCAVITVARLIMEEDSTQTGEESSGSQPEPMSPPSHHSLPTRRRRNRLLSPQKRALVDSSQDSSDDSDEAVEKHIFAGGQREGQSSRKRRRILDVKEEEKDCWEEEDYLFSRDANGATSDGESVISRSSKKRWTVEESEWIKDGVLKYGEGNWKSIQKNFPFVGRTTVNIKDRWRTMKRLKMV; the protein is encoded by the exons ATGGCGGAAATTGCTAACAGACAGGATGCTGGgtctcaaaacaaaacaagtgatcGCCAGACCTGTACACAAGAGCCCTGGCGGCAGAGTGACCTGGAAAGTGTGGTGACCCGCTGGGTGGTGGATTATTACGTCCACTGCGCGCTCGGGGCTTTTCGCGATGGGCTGTATAAAGACTTCTGCGAGATCAGGGATGTACTGCAGA GCTTGCTGGTTCGGCCCGTGGAGAGCTCGGGGGACATGAACACGAAGCTGCGAGTCATGCAGTTCCTGTCCCGGGTTAATGATGGAGAGAAGCTGG GTTATGTGTTTGATGTGGATGGTGCCCTCACTCCCCTGGAGTCGGCCCTGCGCCTGCTAGGCTGCATCGGTGAGGAGGTAGAGATCCCCCAGAAGGACTTGGAGAGGGTCCACAAGTCAGTCAGAGAAATG GCAGTGACCGTGTGTATTAAACAGAAGGAGTATGAGAAGGCCAGCAGGATACTGACAAGACATTTCCCTAAGGGCGTGAATGCAAAG AAAGCCCTCTTCATGGGCCTAGTGGACCAGAAGAGCAGTGTCCACTCGGCACTGGAGCAGGTGACCTATGGAGAATTCTGCTTGGAGATGTTCAAGTTCGCAGAGGGTTTACTCGTGGACTCGGAGCCTTTTCTGCACAAG aCCGCAGAAAAGATCCTGACCCTTAGGTGCACGTTGGAAGACTGCAGCGCTAAGCCAtcgagagagaaagggaggttCTCGGACGGGCCTGAGAGGACAGTAACTCCTGTCACAAG GGACCCTCCATGGACCACTTTCAGCCGCTCAGTTCTCGCAGTGGCCTACGCTGCAAAGGCTGAGGAGCTGGGGATCAGTGTGATGTTTGAGGAGCTGGAGCAGACCGACCTGGATCCCCCCCCACCGGATCAGAGGCCCGTTTCCCTTCACCTTTCCCCCTGTCGCAAACTGGGCTCCCCAGCTGGAAAAGGCCCCCACTCTGCTCATCCCAGGCAAAAACCCCACGCAGAGGAAGTCCCAGAGTCCTCCTCAAATTCGGGCATTCTTGGCCCGGTTTCCAGTGCAGACGAGACGGCCCACACACCTGGCGATTCAGGGCCAGCCAGGGCGGCGCCCCACGTAGAGGAAGGGTCTGTTATGAGAGAGAGCCCACAAGCCCCCCAGAGTTCTGACAGCCCCAGAGAGGGGTCCAGGACAGACTCCCCAGCCTCGAGAAAGTGTGCAGTGATCACAGTGGCCCGGCTCATCATGGAGGAGGACAGCACTCAGACTGGGGAGGAGAGTTCAGGCAGCCAGCCGGAGCCCATGAGCCCCCCGTCTCACCACAGCCTGCCCACCCGCAGGCGCCGCAACCGGCTCCTCAGCCCACAGAAAAG GGCCCTTGTGGACTCCAGCCAAGACTCTTCTGATGACTCTGATGAAGCTGTGGAGAAACATATATTTGCTGGTGGCCAGCGTGAGGGCCAGTCCTCCAGGAAAAG GCGCAGGATATTGGATGTgaaggaagaggagaaggaCTGCTGGGAAGAAGAAGATTACTTGTTCAGCCGTG ATGCCAATGGAGCGACTTCAGATGGAGAGAGTGTTATTAGCCGCAGTTCAAAGAAG AGGTGGACCGTGGAGGAGAGTGAGTGGATCAAGGATGGCGTATTAAAATATGGAGAAGGCAACTGGAAGTCAATACAGAAGAACTTCCCCTTCGTGGGGCGGACCACCGTCAATATCAAAGACCGGTGGCGGACCATGAAGAGACTAAAGATGGTGTGA
- the tmed6 gene encoding transmembrane emp24 domain-containing protein 6, with protein sequence MLKSGVLGCSVFLLLLVGGRGQKSEMLASPGDEPLFRGSDQYDFSIVVPASGLQCLWHFAHQSGRFYFNYEVQWVTGIGKDRHISATVNSPRGLILGSSQEVRGQINFHTQETGFYQICLNNFHNRFGNMQVFLNFGVYYDGYEEMQQQKDEERKHLNDTLATIEASTVKVQSYVFHMWRYYNFARMRKGADFYLLLSNYSYVTWWSAAQSLVIVAAGYLQLHFLKRLFHTRSTTDTNKPRC encoded by the exons ATGCTGAAGAGCGGGGTGCTGGGATGTTCTGTGTTTCTTCTGTTGCTGGTCGGAGGTAGAGGGCAGAAGAGCGAGATGCTGGCTTCCCCTGGGGACGAGCCCTTGTTTCGGGGCTCAGACCAGTATGATTTCAGCATAGTGGTGCCAGCCTCTGGCTTGCAGTGCCTCTGGCACTTTGCCCACCAGAGTGGGCGTTTTTACTTCAACTATGAG GTCCAGTGGGTAACAGGCATTGGGAAGGACAGACACATCTCTGCCACGGTCAACTCTCCCAGAGGCTTAATACTGGGAAGCTCGCAGGAAGTGAGAGGTCAAATCAACTTCCACACTCAGGAGACTG GTTTTTATCAGATCTGTTTGAACAATTTCCACAACCGGTTTGGGAACATGCAGGTTTTCCTCAATTTCGGGGTGTACTATGACGGCTACGAGGAAATGCAGCAGCAGAAAGACGAGGAGAGAAAGCACCTCAACGACACGCTGGCCACCATTGAG GCAAGCACGGTCAAGGTACAGAGCTACGTCTTCCACATGTGGCGGTACTACAATTTCGCCCGCATGAGGAAAGGGGCCGACTTCTACCTGCTGCTCTCCAACTACAGCTACGTGACGTGGTGGTCGGCCGCCCAGAGCCTGGTCATCGTCGCGGCTGGATACCTGCAGCTGCACTTCCTCAAGCGCCTCTTCCACACCAGGAGCACCACGGACACGAACAAGCCCCGCTGCTGA